One genomic window of Moorella glycerini includes the following:
- a CDS encoding BMP family protein → MRRWRILALGLAVVFLLTTVLVAGCGGKKESGKQEQPSQSSQTNQGKDTGKKLKVALLLPGPINDNGWNASAYEGLKKAGEELGVETAYRERVSQSDQVDAFRAYATQGYDVIIGHGFEFGDAAKRVAKDFPNVKFVVTSSDISQAPNVASLQVMNVEAGFFGGALAGLVTKTGKVGYVGGMEIPPITNALYGFKAGAKYVNPKVEVKTALTGSFEDVAKAKETATAFIQQGADVVLGNADQAGLGVVQAAKEKGVMAVGYDHDQSNVAPETIVGTSIQSYPIAIVDFVKLVMDGKFEAKFYPMGVKEGATGIIWNPSYKLPDGVKDKMTRIIEDAKAGKIDIQKLADAEKEKK, encoded by the coding sequence ATGAGACGGTGGCGGATTTTAGCGTTAGGGCTGGCGGTTGTCTTTTTATTAACAACGGTCCTGGTGGCCGGCTGTGGCGGCAAGAAGGAGAGCGGCAAACAGGAGCAGCCTTCCCAGAGCAGCCAGACCAACCAGGGTAAAGATACTGGCAAGAAGTTAAAGGTGGCCCTGTTATTACCTGGTCCTATCAATGACAACGGCTGGAATGCCAGTGCTTACGAGGGCCTGAAGAAGGCAGGAGAAGAGCTGGGTGTCGAGACGGCCTACCGGGAAAGGGTCAGCCAGTCGGACCAGGTAGACGCTTTCCGGGCCTATGCGACCCAGGGCTATGATGTGATCATCGGCCACGGCTTTGAATTTGGCGATGCCGCCAAGCGCGTAGCTAAAGACTTCCCCAATGTCAAATTTGTAGTTACCAGTTCGGATATTAGCCAGGCCCCCAATGTGGCTTCCCTGCAGGTTATGAACGTTGAAGCCGGTTTCTTCGGCGGTGCCCTGGCGGGCCTGGTGACCAAGACAGGCAAAGTTGGCTATGTAGGCGGCATGGAAATTCCACCCATTACCAATGCTCTTTATGGTTTTAAAGCCGGGGCCAAATATGTTAATCCTAAAGTAGAAGTTAAAACAGCTTTAACCGGCAGCTTTGAGGATGTAGCTAAAGCCAAAGAAACCGCAACCGCCTTTATCCAGCAGGGCGCTGATGTTGTCCTGGGTAATGCCGACCAGGCCGGCCTGGGGGTCGTCCAGGCGGCCAAGGAAAAGGGTGTCATGGCTGTCGGCTACGACCATGATCAGAGCAATGTTGCTCCCGAGACAATTGTCGGGACCTCAATCCAGAGCTATCCCATTGCCATTGTAGATTTTGTGAAATTAGTTATGGATGGCAAATTTGAAGCTAAATTCTATCCTATGGGGGTAAAGGAAGGCGCTACCGGCATCATCTGGAATCCCAGTTACAAGCTGCCCGACGGCGTGAAGGATAAGATGACCAGGATTATCGAAGATGCGAAAGCGGGTAAGATCGATATCCAGAAGCTGGCCGATGCCGAGAAAGAGAAGAAGTAA
- a CDS encoding FAD binding domain-containing protein — translation MQAFNYHRPGSLMEACRLLAQYGPAARVMAGGTDLVVALREENRRLAGVSEIIDLGYLGGMNYIREEGDTISIGALTTHTDIAASPLLQKYAPLLAMAAAQVGSPQIRNRGTMGGNLANASPAADTVPAFIALEARVNLVSSQGERQVPVQDLLAGPYRTTLAAGEIITAITFKKLPPSAGSAFLKLGRRKALSIARLNIAVVIDRDAAGRVTAARIVPGAALPVASRVPPAEALLLGNMVSPELARQAGEMVGQEMVRLSGVRWSTEYKLPVIAVLTRRAILQAAGVREDE, via the coding sequence ATGCAGGCCTTTAACTATCACCGCCCCGGGAGCCTCATGGAGGCCTGCCGGCTCCTGGCGCAATACGGCCCTGCTGCCCGGGTAATGGCCGGGGGTACGGACCTGGTAGTAGCCCTGCGGGAAGAAAATCGCCGCCTGGCCGGGGTCAGCGAAATTATTGACCTGGGCTATCTGGGGGGAATGAACTATATCCGGGAAGAGGGCGATACCATCAGCATCGGCGCCCTGACCACGCATACGGACATAGCTGCTTCTCCTTTGCTCCAGAAATATGCTCCCCTCCTGGCCATGGCCGCCGCTCAGGTGGGATCGCCCCAGATCCGCAACCGGGGAACTATGGGCGGGAATCTCGCCAATGCCTCCCCGGCCGCCGACACGGTGCCGGCTTTTATTGCCCTTGAGGCCCGGGTCAACCTGGTAAGCAGCCAGGGTGAGCGCCAGGTGCCGGTCCAGGATTTACTCGCCGGGCCCTACCGGACCACCCTGGCGGCAGGGGAAATAATCACAGCCATTACCTTTAAAAAATTACCGCCTTCAGCGGGCAGTGCCTTCCTGAAACTCGGCCGGCGCAAGGCCTTAAGCATCGCCCGGTTAAATATAGCCGTAGTCATTGACCGGGATGCAGCCGGCAGGGTAACCGCGGCCCGCATTGTACCCGGCGCCGCTCTGCCGGTGGCCAGCCGGGTACCGCCTGCGGAAGCCCTGCTGCTTGGGAATATGGTGAGCCCGGAATTAGCACGGCAGGCGGGCGAGATGGTGGGGCAGGAAATGGTACGCTTAAGTGGCGTGCGCTGGTCAACAGAGTACAAGCTCCCGGTAATTGCCGTCCTGACCAGGCGGGCGATTTTACAGGCCGCGGGGGTGAGGGAAGATGAGTGA
- the argF gene encoding ornithine carbamoyltransferase — protein sequence MKTDLRGKHLITLQEWTREEIDTLLDIAFDLKRRKALGEKHRLLEDKTFYMLFFEESTRTRNAFETGMTQLGGHAIYLTPKATQIGHGETPKDTVEVLGRFGNGIGVRNCTYKVGNAYMRELAKYARIPVINMQCDLYHPTQALADIMTIQEKFGKNTRGLNFTISWTYAPKYVRPLSMPQSLILLMSRFGMNVTLAHPPEFYLLPEIVEQARKNAEENGVKFNIVNDMDEACKNADIIYAKSWGPIAYTGSDTEGAELIDKYPNWVMDSRRMALGHKDAIYMHCMPADRGIEVTEEVMDGPQSVIYDEAENRLHTIKAILAATLK from the coding sequence ATGAAGACCGATTTACGCGGGAAGCACTTAATCACCCTGCAGGAGTGGACCAGAGAAGAAATCGACACCCTGCTGGACATCGCCTTTGACCTCAAGCGGCGCAAAGCCCTGGGCGAGAAGCATCGCCTCCTCGAGGACAAGACATTCTACATGCTCTTCTTTGAAGAATCCACCCGCACCCGCAATGCCTTCGAGACCGGGATGACCCAGCTGGGCGGTCATGCCATTTACCTTACTCCCAAAGCCACCCAGATCGGCCACGGCGAGACGCCCAAGGACACAGTGGAAGTCCTGGGCCGTTTTGGTAACGGTATTGGCGTTCGTAACTGCACCTATAAAGTTGGTAACGCCTACATGCGCGAGCTGGCCAAATACGCCCGGATTCCTGTTATCAATATGCAGTGCGACCTCTACCACCCCACCCAGGCCCTGGCCGACATTATGACCATCCAGGAGAAGTTCGGCAAGAATACCCGTGGTCTCAACTTCACCATTTCCTGGACCTATGCGCCCAAGTACGTGCGGCCTCTCTCCATGCCCCAGTCTCTCATTCTCCTCATGAGCCGCTTTGGCATGAATGTAACCCTGGCCCACCCGCCTGAGTTTTACCTGCTGCCGGAAATTGTGGAACAGGCCAGGAAAAATGCCGAAGAAAACGGCGTGAAATTTAACATCGTCAACGATATGGATGAGGCCTGCAAGAATGCCGACATCATTTATGCCAAAAGCTGGGGTCCCATCGCCTATACCGGCAGTGATACCGAAGGGGCCGAACTCATCGATAAGTATCCCAACTGGGTCATGGACAGCCGGCGCATGGCCCTGGGGCATAAAGATGCCATTTACATGCACTGCATGCCTGCCGACCGGGGCATTGAGGTTACGGAAGAAGTCATGGACGGTCCCCAGTCGGTCATTTACGACGAGGCCGAAAACCGCCTGCACACCATCAAGGCCATCCTGGCGGCTACATTAAAGTAA
- a CDS encoding (2Fe-2S)-binding protein, with translation MSEKISLQLKVNGRDYTVRVAPNARLLDVLRDELMLTGTKEGCGIGECGACTVIMDGQAVNSCLVLAAAAEGKEIITIEGLEQDGRLHPLQEAFIKHNALQCGFCTPGMIMSAKALLDKNPHPTRAAIRAAIAGNLCRCTGYEQIVAAIEDAATHMAGRE, from the coding sequence ATGAGTGAAAAAATCAGCCTCCAGCTCAAGGTCAACGGCCGCGATTATACCGTCAGGGTTGCTCCCAATGCCCGCCTCTTGGATGTCCTGCGGGATGAATTAATGCTCACGGGTACGAAAGAGGGTTGCGGCATTGGCGAGTGCGGCGCCTGTACCGTCATTATGGACGGCCAGGCGGTCAATTCCTGCCTGGTTCTGGCGGCAGCAGCGGAAGGGAAGGAGATTATCACCATCGAAGGTCTGGAGCAGGACGGGCGCCTCCACCCCCTGCAGGAGGCTTTTATCAAGCATAATGCCCTCCAGTGCGGTTTCTGCACCCCGGGGATGATCATGAGCGCCAAGGCCCTGCTGGATAAAAACCCCCATCCCACCAGGGCCGCAATCCGGGCCGCCATTGCCGGCAATTTATGCCGCTGTACCGGCTATGAGCAGATTGTAGCTGCTATCGAGGACGCGGCCACCCACATGGCCGGGCGAGAGTAG